One genomic region from Cryptococcus deuterogattii R265 chromosome 7, complete sequence encodes:
- a CDS encoding uncharacterized protein (genome sequence mistake) — protein MQQRSATNPLPKTRQLYSPSCNGSDDERDEPLVSLSDAHPTFAIHSPQGTVGVPMSSVEVSSVSHMPDHGAQILFAPSHNGQHHSAPPAIQRFNSMPAVPTMSSWGQISEYQTQSAGDAKSSDEEWEELEKEILSREMSVGVDKELSPATEEEKTPKDGEPINYWGEPIAYPAHPDLQHRKNPFHSISSNFIHHMHSSDPLPPIQIFSNQPHHMVLTPINPNGMYPTLITPGEDWAQRHIKPTTMLGRGHPQQHIDVKNKKNGSEIAEHIALPTPPKHQGHRKDERSMTAVGLGIANVHFTQPHVIDTGHASEVELEDLESEESDAAPEDGSDDEFVLGRKPRKNTKKGGVKKKGARTATKRRHSSR, from the coding sequence ATGCAACAAAGATCGGCCACCAATCCCCTTCCTAAGACTAGGCAACTGTATTCTCCCTCTTGTAATGGTTCCGACGACGAGCGGGATGAGCCTCTCGTATCTCTTTCGGACGCCCATCCTACCTTTGCCATCCATTCTCCCCAGGGGACTGTCGGCGTGCCTATGTCCAGCGTTGAAGTTTCCAGTGTTAGCCACATGCCGGATCATGGGGCCCAGATTTTGTTCGCTCCATCTCATAATGGTCAACACCATAGCGCGCCTCCCGCTATTCAACGTTTCAACTCTATGCCGGCGGTACCAACTATGAGCTCCTGGGGCCAAATCTCTGAATATCAGACTCAAAGTGCCGGTGATGCCAAAAGCTCAGAtgaggagtgggaggaactggagaaggaaattcTCAGTCGGGAGATGTCAGTAGGGGTTGACAAAGAATTGAGTCCTGCtaccgaagaagagaaaaccCCCAAGGATGGTGAACCCATCAACTACTGGGGTGAACCCATTGCATATCCAGCGCACCCTGATCTGCAACACAGGAAGaatccattccattcaatctcttccaactTTATTCATCACATGCACAGCAGCGATCCTCTGCCTCCTATTCAGATTTTTTCAAATCAACCCCACCACATGGTGCTCACTCCTATCAATCCCAATGGCATGTACCCCACCCTAATTACGCCTGGTGAAGACTGGGCTCAACGTCACATCAAGCCTACTACAATGCTTGGCCGAGGTCATCCTCAGCAACACATTGACGtaaagaacaaaaaaaatggcAGTGAAATCGCCGAGCATATTGCTCTTCCTACGCCTCCAAAACATCAGGGACATCGCAAGGATGAGCGATCCATGACTGCCGTTGGCTTGGGGATCGCCAATGTTCATTTCACGCAGCCACACGTGATTGATACGGGTCATGCGTCAGAagtggagttggaggaccttgaaagtgaagaaagtGATGCGGCCCCAGAGGATGGTAGCGACGATGAATTTGTACTAGGGAGGAAACCGAGAAAAAATACAAAGAAGGGCGGtgtgaagaaaaagggagcAAGAACTGCCACCAAAAGAAGACATTCCTCGCGTTAA
- a CDS encoding uridine kinase, producing the protein MEQTAGYHTPRPQQHSNYDPAQPQSKNQVLISHGRAPWYGPDGRNVEAYVVGIAGGSASGKTSVARAILSALNYIPTVLILSQDSFYNAHSPEEVELAFKNDLDLDHPDAIDMTLFAQCIKDLKQGKATEIPVYSFHHHQRMPEKKYIYGASVIIVEGIMALQSAELRELYDLKVFVYLRFVKSSYDTFVQPSSRYADIIVPGSSNQLAIELLVSHIKRQLDSRSLRFRRVLADIGQNRNSSTPSVEKFDKQIVLLEQSNQLRGIMTILRDRTTHREEFIFHIDRLSTIIVEKALTLIPCEPRIVRTPNKNVYKGASQTKNLVGVSILRSGLPFSQGLRRVIRDVPIGGILIQSDPKTGEPLLLKSDLPHCVRSRETNGDVRCLLLDSQMGTGAAAMMAIRVLLDHGISQDRIIFLTYLISRSASYSVLHAFPNIQIVTAAIDPGLDEVKIPYMPGSLMLGEAAGEGDFAVRLVDQLGHEENKKGDNVKDLLKTDEELAADGFKMNVLKGIEELKFSRKHKWANSSTGEKRAWVISPGEYAIIIVVEGLAHQQ; encoded by the exons ATGGAACAAACAGCAGGATATCACACTCCAAGGCCGCAGCAACACTCCAACTATGACCCCGCGCAGCCTCAGAGCAAAAACCAGGTCCTGATATCCCACGGACGGGCTCCCTGGTACGGCCCTGATGGCAGGAATGTCGAGGCATATGTCGTGGGTATTGCCGGAGGTAGTGCATCGGGAAAG ACATCTGTAGCACGTGCTATCCTTTCGGCCCTCAACTACATCCCCACGGTTCTTATCTTGTCCCAGGACTCGTTTTACAATGCTCATTCTCCAGAGGAGGTCGAACTGGCTTTCAAAAATGACTTGGACCTTG ACCATCCCGATGCCATTGACATGACGCTGTTTGCTCAG TGCATCAAGGACCTGAAACAAGGCAAAGCTACCGAG ATTCCGGTCTactctttccatcatcatc AACGTATGCCCGAGAAAAAATATATCTACGGTGCAAGTGTCATTATCGT GGAAGGAATCATGGCGCTTCAATCTGCAGAGTTGAGGGAATTGTACGACCTCAAAGTCTTTGTA TACTTGCGGTTCGTCAAAAGTAGCTATGATACTTTTGTCCAGCCTTCTTCGCGCTATGCCGATATT ATCGTTCCCGGGTCCTCAAATCAACTCGCCATCGAACTTCTTGTCTCGCATATCAAGCGCCAGCTTGATTCTCGTTCTCTTCGTTTCCGTAGAGTACTGGCCGATATTGGTCAGAACCGCAACAGCAGCACTCCTTCAGTGGAAAAGTTTGACAAGCAGATTGTTTTGCTTGAGCAAAGTAACCAGTTGAGA GGTATCATGACAATACTTCGAGATCGCACCACTCATCGAGAGGAGttcatcttccatatcGATCGCTTATCAACTATTATTGTGGAGAAAGCCCTTACACTTATTCCGTGTGAGCCTAGAATTGTAAGAACACCGAATAAGAATGTCTACAAAGGTGCTTCTCAGACTAAA AACCTTGTGGGAGTATCCATTCTGCGTTCTGGTCTTCCGTTCTCACAAGGTCTTCGCCGGGTTATCCGCGATGTGCCTATCGGTGGTATACTCATCCAGTCCGATCCCAAGACTGGTGAGCCACTGTTATTGAAAAGCGACCTTCCTCATTGCGTGAGGTCGCGAGAGACAAATGGAGATGTCAGGTGTTTGCTGTTGGATTCGCAGATGGGTACGGGGGCGGCTGCTA TGATGGCCATCCGCGTGCTCCTTGACCATGGCATTTCTCAGGATCGTATCATATTCCTCACATATCTTATTTCTCGCTCGGCCTCATATTCTGTCCTCCACGCATTCCCTAATATTCAAATCGTCACTGCAGCCATCGACCCTGGTCTGGACGAGGTGAAAATTCCCTACATGCCAGGAAGTCTTATGTTGGGCGAGGCGGCTGGCGAGGGTGATTTCGCTGTAAGGTTAGTCGACCAGTTAGGACATGAAGAGAATAAGAAAGGGGATAATGTAAAAGATCTGTTGAAGACGGATGAAGAACTGGCTGCGGATGGTTTCAAGATGAACGTCTTGAAGGGCATAGAGGAATTGAAATTTTCTAGAAAGCATAAATGGGCCAATTCATCAacaggagagaaaagggcGTGGGTCATTTCACCAGGTGAGTATGCTATTATCATCGTTGTTGAGGGCCTCGCTCATCAGCAGTAA